A genomic segment from Bradyrhizobium diazoefficiens USDA 110 encodes:
- a CDS encoding glycosyltransferase family 2 protein — MAASFKSIRYSLVIPVFNEEAVLPILLRRLDLVLSRLDGPAEAIFVDDGSSDSSSIVLRALATRDPRFRYIGLSRNFGHQVAITAGMDAAQGEAIIVMDADLQDPPEVIEQLIAKWKEGNDIVHARRLSRDGESRFKRATAHLFYRLLGRMSSVGIPADVGDFRLIDRKVLDALRQMPEQDRFVRGMIAWLGFRQAEVTFHRLERAAGETKYPLFKMVRLAMNAALGFSDLPLRLAIWCGLTVSGLALLYGGWVILLWLSKDSHLVTGWSSTIVVVSLLCGINMLMTGIVGLYVGRIHAEVKRRPLYVVQTRAGFDRSEAPAAAPAIPAVNE; from the coding sequence ATGGCGGCCAGTTTCAAATCGATCCGCTACAGCCTCGTCATCCCCGTGTTCAACGAGGAAGCCGTGCTGCCGATCCTGCTGCGCCGGCTCGACCTGGTCTTGTCCCGGCTCGACGGGCCCGCAGAAGCGATCTTTGTCGACGACGGCAGCAGCGATTCCAGCTCTATCGTGCTACGGGCGCTCGCCACGCGCGACCCGCGCTTCCGCTATATCGGCTTGTCGCGAAATTTCGGTCATCAGGTCGCCATCACCGCCGGCATGGACGCCGCGCAAGGTGAAGCGATCATCGTCATGGATGCCGATTTGCAGGATCCTCCCGAAGTGATCGAGCAATTGATCGCAAAATGGAAGGAAGGCAACGACATCGTCCACGCCCGCCGCCTGTCGCGCGACGGCGAAAGCCGATTCAAGCGTGCGACCGCACATCTCTTCTACCGGCTTCTCGGCAGGATGTCCTCTGTCGGCATCCCCGCCGATGTCGGCGACTTCCGCCTGATCGACCGCAAGGTGCTCGACGCACTTCGGCAGATGCCGGAGCAGGACCGCTTCGTCCGCGGCATGATCGCCTGGCTCGGCTTCCGGCAGGCCGAGGTCACCTTCCATCGTCTCGAGCGCGCGGCGGGCGAAACCAAATACCCGCTGTTCAAGATGGTGCGGCTCGCGATGAACGCCGCGCTTGGCTTTTCGGATCTGCCCTTGCGGCTTGCCATCTGGTGCGGATTGACGGTCTCCGGACTCGCACTCCTCTACGGCGGCTGGGTGATCCTGTTGTGGCTCAGCAAGGATAGTCATCTCGTGACCGGCTGGTCCTCGACGATCGTCGTCGTGTCCCTGCTGTGCGGAATCAACATGCTGATGACGGGCATCGTGGGGCTTTATGTCGGCCGCATCCATGCCGAGGTGAAACGCCGCCCGCTCTACGTGGTGCAGACGCGCGCCGGCTTCGATCGCAGCGAGGCGCCGGCCGCGGCACCCGCGATCCCCGCCGTCAACGAGTGA
- a CDS encoding class I SAM-dependent methyltransferase, giving the protein MTELFDGYHDNYRDVVQSSIDFSGLPHHFFMRAKADLLRDLIAERLDAERPEMLDVGCGVGSLHPLLHGMVGRLSGIDVSSASLAQARADNRGVDYREFDGRSFPFDDASFDLVTAVCVMHHVVPAEWAQFIAEMRRVTRPGGLVCVIEHNPYNPLTRLAVARCEFDRDAVLLSAGTTRKLMAADGLREIGSRHFLLLPWDTKPARRLEGALSGVSLGGQYAAFGTA; this is encoded by the coding sequence ATGACCGAGCTCTTCGACGGCTATCACGACAACTACCGTGACGTGGTCCAATCATCGATCGACTTTTCGGGCTTGCCGCATCATTTCTTCATGCGCGCCAAGGCCGATCTCCTGCGCGATCTGATCGCGGAGCGGCTCGACGCAGAGCGGCCCGAAATGCTGGACGTCGGCTGCGGCGTCGGCAGCCTTCATCCCCTGCTGCACGGCATGGTCGGCCGCTTGAGCGGTATCGACGTGTCTTCGGCCAGCCTGGCGCAGGCTCGCGCCGACAACCGCGGGGTCGACTACCGTGAGTTCGACGGCCGCAGCTTTCCTTTCGACGACGCCAGCTTCGATCTGGTCACGGCCGTCTGCGTGATGCACCATGTCGTGCCGGCCGAATGGGCGCAGTTCATCGCCGAGATGCGGCGAGTGACGCGCCCCGGCGGGCTCGTCTGCGTGATCGAGCACAATCCGTACAACCCGCTGACACGCCTTGCCGTTGCGCGCTGCGAGTTCGACCGGGATGCCGTCTTGCTCAGCGCCGGCACGACCCGAAAGTTGATGGCCGCGGACGGTCTACGCGAGATCGGCTCGCGCCATTTCCTGCTGCTCCCTTGGGACACCAAACCGGCGCGGCGCCTGGAAGGTGCCCTGAGCGGCGTGTCGCTCGGAGGCCAATACGCGGCCTTCGGGACCGCTTGA
- a CDS encoding beta strand repeat-containing protein, which yields MAVTANFSAGILTTFGNGQNNTIALGRNAAGTIVVNGGAVAIKGGPATVANTKLIQAFGQDGNDTITIDESNGAMPAANLFGGAGNDTLTGGSGGDMLFGQSGNDTLLGKGGNDLLFGGAGNDVLIGGDGNDQMFGEAGNDRMIWNPGDDSDLMEGGEGIDTAEVNGGNGSETFSITANGTRVRFDRVDPAPFSLDIGTTENLVVHAGGGDDTITASGNLAALITLTLDGGAGNDTILGGNGADYLLGGDGNDFIDGNQGNDTAMLGAGNDTFQWDPGDGSDKVEGQAGADTLLFNGSNIGENIVVSAGNDGRTLLTRDVGNITMDLNGIETITINARGGSDNIVVNNLAGTDVKQVNVDLGSTGTGDGAADTVTLDGTSAADTIQVSGSGTSISVTGLPAALAITNAEGANDALVIDGLGGNDTISAATLAAGVVHLTIDGGAGNDTIVGSAGDDTLIGGDGNDSVVGGRGNDLVQLGAGRDMFQWNPGDGSDTIEGGAGVDTLQFSGANVAENLIITANGDHALLTRDVGNITMDLHGVEHVDIHALGGADHIVVGDLTGTDVTRVNIDLGGSAGTPDGAIDTVTVDATQGADTFGVAGNAGGVTIFGLHAATNLASMDATDQLTLNGLGGDDVIDASGLAAGVLQLTINGGLGNDTIRGSQGDDLINGGDGNDVALMGAGNDTFVWNPGDDNDTIEGQGGTDTLLFNGANIAETINIFANGSRAELTRDVASITMDTHGVETIAFNARGGADTINVGDMSGTDVTEVKIDLGGVPGTPGGDGAADKIVINGTGGDDVISLSLNSNGALVIDGLASQIVIENFDFNDTITINGLGGDDVIEASGVGPGGPHLIFDGGAGDDLLLGSAGNDTLLGGLGDDVLIGGGGVDVLDGGPGDNVVIQSLLAHASFHAGTLI from the coding sequence ATGGCTGTCACAGCAAACTTTTCCGCCGGAATTCTCACCACCTTTGGCAACGGCCAGAACAACACAATCGCGTTGGGCCGCAATGCGGCCGGAACGATCGTTGTCAACGGCGGCGCGGTCGCGATCAAAGGCGGACCCGCGACGGTCGCCAACACCAAGTTGATACAGGCCTTCGGCCAAGACGGCAACGACACCATCACGATCGACGAGAGCAACGGCGCGATGCCTGCGGCGAATCTGTTCGGTGGCGCCGGCAACGATACGCTGACCGGCGGGTCCGGCGGCGACATGCTGTTCGGGCAGTCCGGCAACGACACGCTGCTCGGCAAAGGCGGCAACGATCTGTTGTTCGGTGGCGCCGGCAATGACGTGCTGATCGGCGGCGACGGCAACGACCAGATGTTCGGTGAGGCCGGCAACGACCGCATGATCTGGAATCCCGGCGACGACAGCGACCTGATGGAAGGCGGCGAAGGCATCGACACCGCCGAGGTGAACGGCGGCAACGGCAGCGAGACCTTCTCCATCACGGCAAACGGCACGCGCGTGCGCTTCGACCGCGTCGACCCGGCGCCGTTCTCGCTGGACATCGGCACCACCGAAAACCTCGTGGTCCATGCCGGTGGCGGCGACGACACCATCACCGCCAGCGGCAACCTCGCCGCGCTCATCACGCTGACGCTCGACGGCGGCGCCGGCAATGACACGATCCTCGGCGGCAACGGTGCCGACTACCTGCTGGGCGGCGACGGCAACGATTTCATCGACGGCAACCAGGGCAACGACACCGCCATGCTCGGCGCCGGCAACGATACCTTCCAGTGGGACCCGGGCGACGGCAGCGACAAGGTCGAAGGACAGGCCGGAGCCGACACCCTGTTGTTCAATGGCTCGAACATCGGCGAGAACATCGTTGTTTCCGCTGGAAATGACGGACGCACGCTGCTGACCCGCGATGTCGGCAACATCACGATGGACCTGAACGGCATCGAGACCATCACGATCAATGCGCGCGGCGGCAGCGACAACATCGTTGTCAACAATCTCGCGGGAACCGATGTCAAACAGGTCAATGTCGATCTCGGATCGACCGGGACCGGGGACGGCGCGGCCGATACGGTGACGCTCGACGGCACGAGCGCAGCCGATACGATCCAGGTGTCCGGCTCGGGCACGTCAATTTCGGTCACAGGATTGCCCGCCGCTCTCGCCATTACCAACGCGGAAGGCGCAAACGACGCGCTCGTCATCGACGGCCTCGGCGGCAACGACACGATCTCGGCGGCGACGCTTGCCGCGGGGGTCGTGCACCTGACGATCGACGGCGGCGCCGGCAACGATACGATCGTTGGCAGCGCCGGCGACGACACGCTGATCGGCGGCGACGGCAATGATTCCGTCGTCGGCGGCCGCGGCAACGACCTCGTGCAGCTCGGCGCCGGCCGCGACATGTTCCAGTGGAATCCGGGCGATGGCAGCGACACCATCGAAGGCGGCGCCGGTGTCGACACGCTGCAGTTCTCCGGTGCCAACGTCGCCGAGAACCTCATCATAACGGCGAACGGCGATCACGCCCTGCTCACGCGCGACGTCGGCAACATCACGATGGACCTGCACGGGGTCGAGCACGTCGATATCCACGCGCTGGGCGGCGCCGACCATATCGTGGTGGGCGACCTGACCGGGACGGATGTGACGCGGGTGAACATCGACCTCGGCGGATCGGCCGGAACGCCGGACGGCGCCATCGACACCGTCACGGTCGATGCGACCCAGGGTGCCGACACGTTCGGCGTCGCCGGCAATGCCGGCGGCGTGACGATCTTCGGCCTCCACGCGGCCACCAACCTGGCCTCCATGGACGCAACCGATCAACTGACACTCAATGGCCTCGGCGGCGACGACGTGATCGATGCGAGCGGGCTCGCGGCCGGCGTGCTGCAACTCACGATCAACGGCGGACTTGGCAACGACACCATCCGTGGCAGTCAGGGCGACGACTTGATCAATGGTGGCGACGGAAACGACGTCGCGCTGATGGGCGCGGGCAACGACACCTTCGTCTGGAATCCAGGCGACGACAACGACACGATCGAGGGCCAGGGCGGCACCGACACGCTGCTGTTCAACGGCGCCAACATCGCCGAAACCATCAACATCTTCGCCAACGGCTCGCGTGCCGAGCTGACGCGGGACGTCGCCTCGATCACGATGGACACGCACGGCGTCGAGACGATCGCGTTCAATGCCCGCGGCGGCGCCGACACGATCAATGTCGGCGACATGAGCGGCACCGACGTGACGGAGGTCAAGATCGATCTGGGCGGCGTTCCCGGCACCCCTGGCGGCGACGGCGCCGCCGACAAGATCGTGATCAACGGCACGGGCGGGGACGACGTCATCTCGCTTTCGCTCAACAGCAATGGCGCGCTGGTGATTGACGGTCTCGCAAGCCAGATCGTGATCGAGAACTTCGACTTCAACGACACCATCACCATCAATGGCCTCGGCGGCGACGACGTGATCGAGGCGTCGGGCGTCGGCCCCGGCGGGCCGCACCTCATTTTCGACGGCGGCGCCGGCGACGACCTGCTCCTCGGCAGCGCGGGCAACGATACGCTGCTTGGCGGGCTCGGCGACGACGTGCTGATTGGCGGCGGCGGCGTCGACGTGCTGGACGGAGGGCCCGGCGACAACGTCGTGATCCAGTCGTTGCTCGCCCATGCGAGCTTCCACGCCGGCACGCTGATCTGA
- a CDS encoding ribose-phosphate pyrophosphokinase, with amino-acid sequence MSMIAFQTLPFGTEAAKRLAARLGLASDEMTLHRFPDGELRVTVAPAADTTILYAALDQPNDKLIALLFAAEALRRGGAKRLVLVAPYLCYMRQDIAFHAGEAISQRAMGTLLATIVDRVVTVDAHLHRTPDIAAVFPGIEAENLSAMPAIANALVAAGIDPATVVIGPDAESEPWVRDLAGRLDLQHTVARKLRRGDRSVEIDFADAALLAGRPALMVDDIVSSGTTLMVAAKTLRAMGASAVDSVVTHALFPPAMSAAFADAGIRSIRSSDSVPHPTNAIALDEILAAALKRELNTILPPETTT; translated from the coding sequence GTGAGCATGATCGCGTTCCAGACCCTGCCGTTCGGCACCGAGGCGGCGAAGCGTCTCGCGGCGCGGCTTGGGCTTGCCTCCGACGAGATGACCCTGCACCGCTTCCCGGACGGCGAGCTGCGCGTCACGGTCGCGCCCGCAGCCGACACCACCATCCTCTATGCCGCGCTCGATCAACCCAACGACAAGCTGATCGCCCTGCTGTTCGCCGCAGAGGCGCTGCGTCGCGGCGGCGCAAAGCGGCTGGTCCTGGTCGCGCCCTATCTGTGCTACATGCGGCAGGACATTGCGTTTCATGCGGGCGAGGCCATCAGCCAGCGCGCCATGGGCACTCTGCTTGCGACGATCGTCGACCGCGTCGTCACCGTGGATGCGCACCTGCACCGCACCCCCGACATCGCCGCCGTGTTTCCCGGCATCGAGGCCGAGAACCTGTCCGCGATGCCCGCGATTGCGAACGCGCTTGTCGCGGCCGGCATCGATCCCGCGACCGTCGTGATCGGCCCCGACGCCGAATCCGAGCCCTGGGTGAGAGACCTCGCGGGACGGCTGGACTTGCAGCACACGGTCGCGCGAAAGCTCCGGCGCGGCGATCGCTCCGTTGAGATCGATTTTGCCGACGCCGCCCTGCTCGCGGGACGGCCGGCGCTGATGGTCGACGACATCGTCTCCTCCGGGACGACGCTGATGGTCGCGGCGAAAACATTGCGAGCGATGGGCGCAAGCGCTGTCGATTCGGTCGTGACGCACGCGTTGTTTCCACCCGCGATGAGCGCGGCATTCGCCGACGCAGGCATCCGCTCCATTCGCTCGAGCGACAGCGTGCCACATCCGACCAACGCGATCGCGCTCGACGAAATTCTGGCCGCGGCTCTCAAGCGCGAGCTCAACACGATACTTCCGCCGGAGACAACGACATGA
- a CDS encoding MBL fold metallo-hydrolase, with the protein MSVTVRFCGAARTVTGSSYLFQTATGRFLVDCGLFQGQKTLKALNYGAFPFRPADIQAVLLTHAHIDHSGLLPKLMREGFDGPILATRGTIDLCSWMLPDAGSIQESEVTQLNRRNAARGRNEVEPIYTQADAVTSLQSFRPVDYERWADVIPGVRARYWNAGHLLGSASIELEFGQDGRERPLRVLLSGDVGPEAKLLQPDPEAPVDLDYVICESTYGDRVRPVTTPEQRRQHLASEIRDAAAAKGALLIPAFAVERTQELIVDIVHLMERGEVPAAPIFLDSPLAIHATEVFREHAASLDPGVDVDRLLNSPHLKFTETVAESKAIMRLTGFHIIIAASGMCDAGRIRHHLKRWLWNERATVLLSGFQAHGTLGRFLQDGAKAVRIQGDEIRVAARIRMIDEYSGHADAAGIAGWIAARRPIARGLFLTHGEQDAIAGLAERLGERIVPAAKIYQPVLDDIYELEAPEPRVLDVDHRRRLAPEAVTHLDWHNEMSELMLDISDKVAAAADDRARGVIIRRLRRALQENE; encoded by the coding sequence ATGAGCGTGACTGTTCGATTCTGCGGCGCCGCCCGCACCGTGACCGGCTCGAGCTACCTGTTCCAGACCGCGACCGGGCGCTTCCTGGTCGACTGCGGCCTGTTCCAGGGACAGAAGACGCTCAAGGCACTCAATTACGGCGCCTTTCCCTTCCGCCCCGCCGACATCCAGGCGGTGCTGCTCACGCACGCCCATATCGACCACAGCGGGCTGCTGCCGAAACTCATGCGCGAGGGTTTTGACGGACCGATCCTGGCGACGCGCGGCACCATCGACCTCTGCTCCTGGATGCTGCCGGACGCCGGCAGCATCCAGGAGTCCGAGGTCACGCAGCTCAACCGGCGCAACGCGGCACGCGGTCGGAACGAGGTCGAACCGATCTACACGCAGGCCGATGCGGTCACCTCGCTGCAATCGTTCCGCCCGGTCGACTATGAGCGCTGGGCCGACGTGATCCCCGGCGTTCGCGCGCGCTACTGGAACGCCGGCCACCTGCTCGGCTCCGCCTCGATCGAGCTGGAATTCGGCCAGGACGGGCGGGAACGTCCGTTGCGCGTCCTGCTCTCGGGCGACGTCGGGCCGGAAGCTAAACTGCTCCAGCCCGATCCCGAGGCGCCGGTGGACCTCGACTACGTCATCTGCGAATCCACCTATGGCGACCGCGTGCGCCCCGTCACCACGCCCGAGCAGCGCCGGCAGCATCTCGCAAGCGAGATCCGCGATGCCGCCGCGGCCAAGGGTGCCCTGCTCATCCCCGCCTTCGCGGTCGAGCGGACCCAGGAGCTGATCGTCGACATCGTCCACCTGATGGAGCGCGGCGAAGTTCCGGCAGCGCCGATCTTTCTGGATTCCCCGCTCGCGATCCATGCCACCGAAGTCTTCCGCGAGCATGCCGCGAGCCTCGATCCCGGCGTCGACGTCGACCGCCTGCTCAACTCGCCGCATCTCAAATTCACCGAGACGGTTGCCGAGAGCAAGGCGATCATGCGCCTGACCGGCTTTCACATCATCATCGCCGCCAGCGGAATGTGCGACGCGGGCCGCATCCGCCATCACCTCAAGCGCTGGCTGTGGAACGAGCGCGCGACTGTGCTCCTCTCCGGCTTCCAGGCGCACGGCACGCTCGGCCGCTTCCTCCAGGACGGCGCCAAGGCCGTGCGGATCCAGGGCGACGAGATCAGGGTCGCTGCGCGCATCCGGATGATCGACGAATATTCCGGACATGCCGACGCCGCCGGCATCGCCGGCTGGATCGCGGCACGCCGCCCGATCGCCCGCGGCCTGTTCCTCACCCACGGCGAGCAGGATGCAATCGCCGGGCTTGCCGAACGGCTGGGCGAACGCATTGTCCCGGCCGCAAAGATCTATCAGCCGGTGCTCGACGACATCTACGAGCTCGAGGCGCCCGAGCCGCGCGTGCTCGACGTCGACCATCGCCGCCGGCTGGCGCCCGAGGCCGTCACGCATCTCGACTGGCACAACGAAATGTCGGAGCTGATGCTCGACATCAGCGACAAGGTCGCAGCCGCCGCCGACGACCGCGCCCGCGGCGTCATCATCCGCAGGCTGCGGCGCGCGCTGCAGGAGAATGAGTAG
- a CDS encoding phosphatase PAP2 family protein has protein sequence MPDRLSLPDIHLVQLERADRVVWIAIGASAGAVLIASTLGPFQMEWLSFWKPALVAGLLVLMSWFYATIRRDAALADALVSAAQVVAFAAVGAPLSYVAASAAFPLWDSEFAVLDQRLGFDWMAWLAAMNAAPLLHRILAGAYASFAVQTTAVVLVLAAAGHALRLRIFMLSFVLTTLLTIGVSAFMPAQGVWGHLHLSAVDSPAIVPMTRDLPLPVFFGLRDGTFRHLVAEGAEGIISFPSLHAALGLLFLLALWPVRYVGWIAVLLNVAMIAATPVDGSHYFSDVAAGLAIALLSWVTMQRALTASGRMETARALYSRAF, from the coding sequence ATGCCAGACAGGCTGAGTCTGCCAGATATCCACCTTGTCCAATTGGAGCGTGCCGATCGTGTCGTCTGGATCGCGATCGGGGCCTCGGCCGGCGCTGTGTTGATCGCGTCGACGCTTGGGCCGTTTCAGATGGAATGGCTTTCATTCTGGAAACCCGCCCTCGTTGCCGGCCTGCTCGTATTGATGAGCTGGTTCTATGCGACCATCAGAAGGGACGCGGCTCTCGCCGACGCGCTGGTCAGCGCCGCCCAGGTCGTCGCATTTGCGGCGGTGGGAGCTCCGCTGTCATACGTCGCGGCAAGCGCGGCATTTCCGCTATGGGACAGCGAGTTCGCCGTATTGGACCAGCGGCTTGGCTTTGACTGGATGGCGTGGCTTGCGGCGATGAATGCTGCGCCGCTTCTGCATAGGATCCTGGCGGGTGCGTATGCGAGCTTTGCCGTGCAAACGACGGCCGTCGTCCTCGTATTGGCCGCGGCGGGCCATGCCCTGCGATTGCGCATCTTCATGCTGAGCTTCGTTCTGACGACGCTTCTGACCATCGGCGTTTCCGCTTTCATGCCGGCGCAGGGTGTTTGGGGGCATCTGCATCTGTCAGCAGTCGATTCTCCCGCCATCGTGCCGATGACGCGAGATCTGCCGCTTCCCGTATTCTTTGGATTGCGGGACGGGACCTTTCGCCATCTGGTCGCGGAAGGCGCCGAAGGGATCATCAGCTTTCCGAGCTTGCACGCCGCGCTTGGACTTCTCTTCCTGTTGGCGCTTTGGCCGGTCAGATATGTGGGTTGGATCGCCGTGCTGCTCAATGTTGCGATGATTGCGGCCACGCCGGTGGATGGAAGCCATTACTTTTCCGATGTGGCCGCGGGTCTGGCGATCGCACTCCTGAGCTGGGTCACGATGCAACGTGCCCTCACCGCGAGTGGACGAATGGAAACGGCTCGCGCGTTGTATTCGCGCGCGTTTTAG